A DNA window from Theobroma cacao cultivar B97-61/B2 chromosome 5, Criollo_cocoa_genome_V2, whole genome shotgun sequence contains the following coding sequences:
- the LOC18598326 gene encoding uncharacterized protein LOC18598326 produces the protein MVLWSYPPTVKQLAVTIGFCLTGTSLMAVGAYLSLVNIAPQQERAQARSQYVKDRLRKMLDD, from the coding sequence ATGGTGCTGTGGTCCTACCCACCAACGGTAAAGCAACTGGCAGTAACAATCGGGTTTTGCCTCACCGGGACTTCCCTCATGGCCGTCGGAGCTTACCTCTCCCTTGTCAACATAGCTCCTCAACAAGAACGCGCCCAAGCCCGTAGCCAATACGTTAAAGACCGACTTCGAAAGATGCTTGACGATTAG